In a genomic window of Macrobrachium nipponense isolate FS-2020 chromosome 10, ASM1510439v2, whole genome shotgun sequence:
- the LOC135223898 gene encoding cuticle protein 19-like, protein MPFDFEYAVKDDYKGLDFGHNSNSDGNLVTGKYYVLLPDGRTQIVTYTADHYNGYQAEVTYEGEAKYPEPKPYAPAPAYGHPAPAYGTPAPSYGHPEPAYGTPAPAYGAPEY, encoded by the coding sequence ATGCCTTTCGACTTCGAGTATGCCGTCAAGGACGACTACAAGGGCCTCGACTTCGGTCACAACTCCAACTCCGACGGGAACCTCGTGACCGGTAAGTACTACGTCCTCCTCCCCGACGGTCGCACTCAGATCGTCACTTACACCGCCGACCACTACAACGGGTACCAGGCTGAGGTCACTTACGAGGGCGAAGCCAAGTACCCTGAACCCAAGCCCTACGCCCCTGCCCCAGCCTATGGTCATCCTGCCCCAGCTTATGGAACGCCAGCTCCATCCTACGGTCACCCGGAACCCGCTTACGGAACACCAGCTCCTGCCTACGGAGCCCCAGAATACTAA
- the LOC135223897 gene encoding cuticle protein 19-like, giving the protein MNTKVVLLFCFLAAASARPDVPSHHDGYGYHAPAHPVSYHAPEKHEKGMPFNFDYAVKDHYKGLDFGHNSNSDGNLVTGEYRVLLPDGRTQIVTYTADHYKGYQAEVRYEGEAKYPEPKPYAPAPSYGHPAPAYGPPAPAYGAPEY; this is encoded by the exons ATGAATACTAAG GTCGTTCTGTTGTTCTGCTTCTTGGCCGCGGCTTCGGCTCGTCCGGATGTACCATCACACCACGACGGTTACGGATATCACGCTCCGGCGCATCCCGTCTCTTACCATGCTCCTGAGAAGCATGAG aagggTATGCCCTTCAACTTCGACTACGCCGTCAAGGACCACTACAAGGGCCTAGACTTCGGCCACAACTCCAACTCTGACGGGAACCTCGTGACCGGCGAGTACCGCGTCCTACTCCCCGACGGTCGCACTCAGATCGTCACCTACACCGCCGACCACTACAAGGGCTACCAGGCTGAGGTCAGGTACGAGGGCGAGGCCAAATACCCTGAACCCAAGCCCTATGCCCCTGCCCCATCCTACGGTCATCCTGCCCCAGCTTACGGTCCACCAGCCCCTGCATATGGAGCCCCTGAGTATTAA